In the Gossypium raimondii isolate GPD5lz chromosome 9, ASM2569854v1, whole genome shotgun sequence genome, one interval contains:
- the LOC105799723 gene encoding protein CHUP1, chloroplastic yields the protein MESSSSRAEVIKPMLLKAGIPLALSVAGFIYARIIAKRRINLQVSSMETQVSPLETDPQQFRSSEAILYPTSSTSGDDGENICTSTDFTSMITSSEIQNRIAYGEEILGLRSRVEELQKREWELERKFLRFVDLKEQESVLMELRNMLLMESLCIEFMDREISSMEAENKRVENIVMEFVRVVEQIEHWKSQNGLLERKVKRLLRKTKGLDKLIGEKDLKIQAKDAEIRRNGEELQGRSNVIKKLEDEMRDLKCLTLQLQDQKDELSKKLELAEVSHSSISKSAEEGITREEYTQLANEYEQVQKERSDELTELTYLRWCNACLRYDLKRYQLLQEYIQGSKDELEQDFEEGGESVGFRVEEELGSPKMVEPRFGVAKGGEVSSKRQKLLKKFKKLVDGKGKHERKCFGRHSVCDEMQDQEHVVHARNSCSSI from the exons atggAAAGTTCATCATCAAGAGCTGAAGTAATAAAGCCAATGCTTCTTAAAGCTGGCATTCCCTTGGCACTCTCTGTTGCAGGTTTTATCTATGCCAGGATCATTGCCAAAAGAAGAATAAACCTACAAGTTTCTTCAATGGAAACCCAGGTAAGTCCCCTGGAAACTGATCCTCAACAGTTTAGATCAAGTGAAGCTATACTTTATCCTACATCTTCTACAAGTGGAGATGATGgagaaaatatttgtacaaGTACTGACTTTACAAGCATGATTACAAGTTCTGAAATTCAGAACAGAATTGCTTATGGAGAAGAGATTTTAGGCCTAAGATCCCGAGTCGAAGAGCTTCAAAAGAGAGAATGGGAATTAGAAAGGAAGTTTCTTCGTTTCGTCGATCTTAAAGAACAAGAATCTGTGCTTATGGAGCTTAGGAACATGTTGTTGATGGAAAGTTTGTGTATTGAGTTCATGGATAGAGAAATTTCATCCATGGAGGCCGAGAACAAAAGGGTCGAAAACATAGTTATGGAATTTGTAAGAGTTGTGGAGCAGATTGAGCATTGGAAATCACAGAATGGGTTGCTTGAGAGAAAAGTAAAGAGGCTTTTGAGAAAAACAAAAGGCCTAGACAAACTCATAGGAGAAAAAGATTTGAAGATTCAAGCTAAAGATGCAGAAATTAGAAGAAATGGTGAAGAACTACAAGGAAGAAGCAATGTTATCAAGAAACTAGAAGATGAAATGAGGGACCTCAAATGCTTGACTCTTCAATTGCAGGATCAGAAAGATGAGCTTTCAAAGAAGTTGGAATTAGCAGAGGTTTCACATTCATCAATCTCAAAg AGTGCAGAAGAGGGGATAACCAGGGAGGAATACACGCAACTTGCCAATGAATATGAACAAGTTCAAAAGGAAAGAAGTGATGAATTAACGGAGCTTACTTACTTAAGATGGTGCAATGCATGCTTGAGATACGATCTGAAGCGATATCAACTGCTGCAAGAGTATATCCAGGGGAGCAAGGATGAGCTGGAACAAGACTTTGAAGAAGGTGGAGAAAGTGTAGGATTTAGAGTAGAAGAGGAGCTAGGCAGTCCAAAAATGGTGGAGCCTCGCTTTGGTGTTGCAAAAGGTGGCGAAGTTAGCTCCAAAAGACAGAAATTGcttaaaaaattcaagaaattggTGGATGGAAAAGGCAAGCATGAAAGGAAGTGCTTTGGCAGACATTCAGTTTGTGATGAAATGCAAGATCAGGAACATGTCGTTCATGCAAGGAATTCATGTTCTAGTATTTAA